In one window of Fibrobacter sp. UWT2 DNA:
- a CDS encoding extracellular solute-binding protein — MNRIMHSILAIAIASTAVMAAPKKQPLTVWIMPNGASPQETLEKRLELYTKKTGIPTKVEVLDWGEAWNRITAALSGTQQAPDVLQLGTTWIPYFASRKEIKPLNEELSAIQPERFVPVSWNTTHIDGDSTIYSVPWFIDIRAVLANKRILAEHGITKDSIRTYEGFKNAIRKVNQKDEVLEDGAHVRGYAFPGRSDWNLPHNFAPWIWSNGGSFIKKDTDGKWHANILSEETLLGIASYLHFIMDTLVAPEALQTNTAQIAQQFNNGELAFIVSTSEIIMQTRFHGNMGGLSNARIGSDSVMVVPIPKGKVGSVSFIGGSNLAIPASNKRKEALDLLLFLTDDENLDAYTKQIGLLPPSRKVLQTWAEDEEYRVLVRALETGRAYVAIPEWGELEQQLNTLFSAIWEQMEIPSLYSEDKLYEIFKDLTVEIDKKLNYPTTNIMTAAEFKAAWNKINEESQPKVEVAKDSTNEAVDSNMKKAPFVFVVMLVLGFLFAFLRKRKK, encoded by the coding sequence ATGAATAGAATTATGCATTCAATTCTAGCGATTGCTATAGCCTCGACTGCAGTTATGGCCGCCCCTAAAAAGCAACCGCTCACAGTTTGGATTATGCCCAATGGCGCATCTCCGCAAGAAACCCTCGAAAAACGTCTTGAACTTTACACCAAGAAGACCGGCATTCCGACCAAGGTCGAAGTGCTTGACTGGGGTGAAGCCTGGAACCGCATTACTGCCGCACTCTCTGGAACACAGCAAGCTCCCGACGTTTTGCAGCTTGGCACCACCTGGATTCCGTACTTTGCATCCCGCAAGGAAATCAAGCCGCTCAACGAAGAACTTTCGGCAATTCAACCGGAACGTTTTGTCCCCGTCAGCTGGAACACGACCCATATCGACGGAGACTCGACAATCTATTCCGTGCCTTGGTTTATCGATATTCGAGCTGTTCTTGCCAACAAGAGAATCCTTGCTGAACACGGCATCACTAAAGATTCCATTAGAACCTACGAAGGATTCAAGAACGCAATTCGCAAAGTCAACCAAAAAGACGAAGTTCTTGAAGACGGTGCCCACGTACGCGGTTACGCATTCCCCGGCAGGAGCGACTGGAACCTTCCTCACAACTTTGCCCCCTGGATCTGGAGTAACGGCGGTTCGTTCATCAAGAAAGACACAGACGGCAAGTGGCACGCCAACATTCTTTCTGAAGAAACGCTCCTCGGTATCGCAAGCTACCTCCACTTTATCATGGATACGCTCGTAGCGCCCGAAGCCCTGCAGACCAATACGGCACAGATTGCCCAGCAATTCAACAATGGCGAGCTCGCCTTTATCGTGAGCACTTCCGAAATCATCATGCAGACCCGTTTCCACGGAAACATGGGAGGCCTTTCTAACGCCCGAATCGGTTCCGACAGCGTCATGGTAGTTCCCATTCCTAAGGGCAAGGTCGGAAGCGTCAGCTTTATCGGCGGTTCAAACCTCGCCATTCCGGCAAGCAACAAACGCAAAGAAGCTCTTGACCTTTTGCTCTTCTTGACCGACGACGAAAACCTGGACGCCTACACAAAGCAGATTGGCCTATTGCCGCCCTCTAGAAAGGTTTTGCAGACTTGGGCCGAAGACGAAGAATACCGAGTGCTGGTCCGCGCCCTTGAAACCGGTCGCGCCTACGTGGCCATTCCGGAATGGGGCGAACTGGAACAGCAACTCAACACACTATTCAGCGCCATTTGGGAACAGATGGAAATTCCGTCGCTCTATTCCGAAGACAAGCTGTACGAGATTTTCAAGGACCTCACGGTCGAAATCGACAAAAAGTTGAACTACCCGACAACCAATATTATGACGGCAGCCGAATTCAAGGCCGCCTGGAACAAGATCAACGAAGAAAGCCAGCCGAAGGTTGAAGTCGCCAAGGACTCCACAAACGAAGCCGTTGACAGCAATATGAAAAAAGCTCCGTTTGTATTCGTTGTCATGCTGGTCCTCGGATTCCTGTTCGCCTTCCTCCGCAAGCGCAAGAAATAA
- a CDS encoding diguanylate cyclase has protein sequence MSTTTISGFSRSIVFKMLIVLIFSMTLVVTGSILIFTSKQTNLMLEWSFNNNESTLSQIGYMASSEMKQFGDRLTLLSKTSEIQSLDPNTAASYLKSYSISSLFISGETVTLYDRENSFICDNSMVGIPTESPYPIDFSRITPHRPYLTPWFREAKDAPPKRLFGISITNKSSSSGYLLAEFSLRRLWTNFPNYKIGKNGFLVAINGQGEILYHPDLKRWLTDTHKINELGFTEIDPRNYDVKKAQFQKLYDNEQYLVNYYFDSNTDFGLFAFQPKREIDDLISSATQASLAILVISILIIFLVAAWMFYMLGVPLNRITKHIRRITDGDLDIENIDVGSRKDELGQLGNAFNSMHDTIKRQIKELNAHREILEQEVKERTKDLELANKKLELISKTDELTGLPNRREMNETVANEMGRSARTHKPFCFIFIDIDHFKNINDTYGHACGDIILKSVAQTIRGLLRKYDVFARYGGEEFLTLLPETDLEGARVVAERFRRQIEKMTVRYADFTIKITITLGVAKFDERLGADRSIQMADKALYQGKEGGRNRVIVWKPEWVTEADYEAAAIELAALKKDAEKPKGENFQVSLDYIEDHPLKMAAESAEQEKGEDERDDENSPEEEEKQS, from the coding sequence ATGTCTACCACTACGATATCAGGTTTCTCGCGAAGCATCGTCTTCAAGATGCTTATCGTTTTGATTTTCTCCATGACCCTCGTGGTCACGGGGAGTATCCTTATATTCACGTCAAAACAGACCAACCTGATGTTGGAGTGGAGCTTCAACAACAACGAATCAACGCTTTCTCAGATTGGCTACATGGCGTCTAGCGAAATGAAGCAGTTCGGCGACCGCCTGACGCTTCTTTCCAAGACTTCTGAAATCCAGAGCCTAGACCCCAATACCGCAGCAAGCTACCTCAAGAGCTATAGCATTTCGTCGCTGTTCATTTCGGGCGAAACAGTTACTTTGTACGACAGAGAAAACTCGTTTATTTGCGACAATTCCATGGTCGGCATTCCAACAGAAAGCCCCTACCCCATTGATTTTTCGCGCATTACTCCGCACCGCCCTTACTTGACGCCCTGGTTTAGGGAAGCAAAGGATGCACCCCCGAAGCGTCTGTTCGGCATTAGCATTACAAACAAGTCTAGTTCCAGCGGATACCTGCTTGCAGAATTCTCACTTCGCAGACTTTGGACGAACTTCCCTAACTATAAAATTGGTAAAAACGGATTCCTGGTCGCCATTAACGGTCAAGGAGAAATTCTGTACCACCCCGACTTAAAGCGTTGGCTTACAGATACACACAAGATCAACGAACTTGGATTTACAGAAATTGATCCTCGCAACTATGATGTCAAGAAAGCTCAGTTCCAGAAGCTTTACGACAACGAGCAGTATCTTGTTAACTACTACTTTGATTCTAACACCGATTTTGGTCTCTTTGCTTTCCAGCCGAAACGCGAAATTGACGACCTAATTTCTTCGGCAACGCAGGCAAGCCTCGCCATTCTCGTGATTTCAATTCTGATAATCTTCCTTGTCGCAGCATGGATGTTCTACATGCTGGGCGTTCCGCTGAACCGCATTACCAAGCACATCCGTAGAATCACTGACGGAGACCTTGATATCGAAAACATTGACGTGGGTAGCCGTAAAGACGAACTGGGCCAGTTGGGCAACGCCTTCAACTCGATGCACGATACCATTAAACGTCAGATTAAGGAACTGAACGCCCATAGAGAAATCTTGGAACAGGAAGTCAAGGAACGAACCAAGGATTTGGAACTGGCCAACAAGAAGCTGGAACTGATTTCGAAGACCGACGAACTGACGGGACTCCCGAACCGCCGCGAAATGAACGAAACCGTCGCAAACGAAATGGGTCGTTCAGCCCGAACCCACAAGCCCTTCTGCTTTATCTTTATTGACATTGACCACTTCAAGAATATCAACGACACCTACGGCCACGCCTGCGGCGATATCATCCTGAAGTCGGTGGCCCAGACCATTCGCGGTCTGTTGCGCAAGTACGATGTCTTTGCCCGCTACGGTGGCGAAGAATTCTTGACCCTGTTGCCCGAAACGGACCTCGAAGGCGCAAGAGTTGTCGCCGAACGTTTCCGCAGACAGATCGAAAAGATGACCGTTCGCTACGCGGACTTCACCATCAAGATTACCATTACGCTCGGTGTCGCCAAGTTCGACGAACGCCTCGGTGCAGACCGAAGCATCCAGATGGCAGACAAGGCCCTTTACCAAGGTAAGGAAGGCGGCCGTAACCGCGTGATCGTGTGGAAGCCCGAATGGGTGACCGAAGCCGACTACGAGGCTGCCGCTATCGAACTCGCCGCCTTGAAGAAGGATGCCGAAAAGCCCAAGGGCGAAAATTTCCAGGTAAGCCTTGACTATATCGAAGACCACCCGCTCAAAATGGCCGCAGAATCTGCGGAACAAGAAAAGGGCGAAGATGAACGCGATGACGAAAATTCGCCTGAAGAGGAAGAAAAGCAGAGTTAA
- a CDS encoding HAD family hydrolase, which yields MLKKKSLIVFDLDGTLFNTLGDLAVAVNFALRHFGLPEHDEQRVRTFIGNGSMKLIERSMGEAALPENMARTGVTIEMVHKVYSDFYWEHCTERTLPNPGIVDFLNNSKARVAMLTNKPLLPSEKILNHFGLRDRFEFILCGDTTPERKPSPAGLLKILEMAGVSREEAVMVGDDQPDILAARNAGVDCITLLCGFGKPVNLLPLKPENTVESYAEMCQLLARISD from the coding sequence ATGCTCAAAAAGAAATCCCTCATTGTTTTTGACTTGGACGGGACTCTGTTCAATACGCTTGGAGACCTTGCCGTGGCAGTGAATTTTGCGCTGCGCCATTTCGGGCTCCCGGAACACGACGAACAGCGCGTGCGAACCTTTATCGGGAACGGCTCCATGAAGCTTATCGAGCGTAGCATGGGGGAGGCTGCGCTTCCTGAAAATATGGCACGTACGGGTGTAACCATTGAAATGGTTCATAAGGTCTATTCGGATTTTTATTGGGAGCATTGCACCGAACGTACGCTCCCGAATCCGGGAATTGTTGATTTCTTGAATAATTCCAAAGCCCGAGTGGCGATGCTTACGAACAAGCCGCTTCTCCCCAGCGAAAAAATCCTCAATCACTTTGGACTCCGCGACCGTTTTGAATTTATTCTTTGCGGCGATACCACGCCCGAACGCAAGCCGAGCCCCGCTGGCTTGCTCAAGATTCTTGAAATGGCGGGCGTTTCTCGCGAAGAGGCGGTAATGGTGGGCGATGACCAGCCGGATATTTTGGCGGCCCGTAACGCCGGGGTCGATTGCATTACGCTCCTTTGCGGCTTTGGAAAACCGGTGAACTTGCTCCCGTTAAAGCCCGAAAATACGGTCGAAAGCTATGCTGAAATGTGTCAGTTGCTTGCCCGAATCTCTGACTAG
- the miaB gene encoding tRNA (N6-isopentenyl adenosine(37)-C2)-methylthiotransferase MiaB yields MKKYHLATYGCQMNEYDSAMIAQELDMCGCIETSNQEDADFIIVNTCSVREKAEETAIANISKLKYLNKKNPDVKVVVCGCMAKNRGPELLKRLPNVSYIVGPDQYKKIPELLLGDAHSPLHLTHHKMFIDEDLSENYLGEYAKLQNDFTTFVAIQRGCNKRCSYCIVPYLRGPEKYRDMNDVLAEVRKAADKGITEVTLLGQTVNAYKTEGGNFADLLTKVSEIDGIRRIRFTSPHPRHYTNELIDVLLNNPKVCHYAHIPIQSGSDAMLKKMRRQHNMEQYLSIIEQLRSKDPFYGISTDVICGFVGETEEDFEATLKAFEQCQFDSAFMFIYSPRKGTESYKEAETLTEQEKQERHTRLVELQNAITLKRNQMMLGRTEELLVEKNSARDETELRGRTDNFKKVVFKPEEGRVVKPGDYVKVKLDDIRGWTIRGKLV; encoded by the coding sequence ATGAAAAAATACCACTTGGCCACATACGGCTGCCAGATGAACGAGTATGACTCGGCGATGATTGCCCAGGAACTCGACATGTGCGGTTGCATCGAAACGAGCAACCAGGAAGATGCCGACTTCATCATCGTGAATACCTGCAGTGTACGTGAAAAGGCCGAGGAAACCGCCATCGCGAACATCAGCAAGCTCAAGTACCTGAACAAGAAGAACCCCGACGTGAAGGTTGTCGTGTGCGGCTGCATGGCTAAAAATCGCGGGCCGGAACTTTTGAAGCGCCTCCCGAACGTGAGCTATATCGTGGGTCCGGACCAGTACAAGAAAATTCCGGAACTGCTGCTTGGCGATGCCCACAGCCCGCTGCACCTGACGCACCACAAGATGTTCATCGACGAGGACCTGAGTGAAAACTACTTGGGCGAATACGCGAAGCTCCAGAACGACTTTACCACCTTCGTCGCGATTCAGCGCGGGTGTAACAAGCGCTGCAGCTACTGCATTGTGCCGTATCTCCGCGGACCGGAAAAGTACCGCGACATGAATGACGTGCTCGCCGAAGTCCGCAAGGCCGCAGACAAGGGCATTACCGAGGTGACGCTGCTGGGCCAGACGGTGAATGCCTACAAAACGGAAGGCGGCAACTTTGCCGACCTCCTTACGAAGGTTTCTGAAATCGACGGCATCCGCCGCATCCGCTTTACGAGCCCGCACCCGAGGCATTACACGAACGAGCTCATCGACGTGTTGCTGAACAACCCGAAGGTCTGTCACTACGCGCACATTCCTATCCAGAGTGGCTCCGACGCCATGCTCAAGAAGATGCGCCGTCAGCACAACATGGAGCAGTACCTCTCGATTATCGAGCAGTTGCGCAGCAAGGACCCGTTCTACGGCATTTCGACGGACGTGATTTGCGGATTCGTGGGCGAAACCGAAGAAGATTTTGAAGCTACCCTCAAGGCATTTGAACAGTGCCAGTTCGACAGCGCCTTCATGTTCATCTACAGCCCGCGCAAGGGCACGGAATCATACAAAGAAGCAGAGACACTCACCGAACAGGAAAAGCAGGAACGCCACACGCGCCTCGTGGAACTGCAGAACGCTATCACGCTCAAGCGCAACCAGATGATGCTCGGACGCACCGAGGAACTTCTGGTCGAAAAGAATTCTGCACGCGACGAGACGGAACTGCGCGGCCGTACCGACAACTTCAAGAAGGTGGTGTTCAAGCCCGAAGAAGGCCGCGTCGTAAAGCCCGGCGACTACGTGAAGGTGAAGCTCGACGACATTCGCGGATGGACGATTCGAGGAAAGTTGGTTTAG
- a CDS encoding SPOR domain-containing protein, with protein MKAKSISIILAFFATAAFAQTMADAQKAYVAGNWKEAADAYEAACPKEPDSSKAECYLWNVLALSQTGNAQLFKTAGKRLDSLIQTTNPQKAIYADLMMTSAQFKLYLGKNEKAAEDLIQAIETSHPHQAVVLQKVCQAVKAKVKSEDLNDRCNLLSKPDSLKAIQAAKVAPATEPAPAVEQPREQPKAVPAPAPAPAATATAAVAPATAAPAAAPTAEYWTLQLGAFGTKTNADLLVTNLKKQKITCTVIEQPRGERTLYLVQTGRFETKDQAVDFAANKLAPLKIEFQPLLKR; from the coding sequence ATGAAAGCAAAGTCAATTTCTATTATACTCGCATTTTTTGCAACAGCCGCATTCGCACAGACGATGGCTGATGCGCAGAAGGCTTATGTGGCCGGTAACTGGAAAGAAGCCGCAGACGCCTACGAAGCCGCCTGTCCCAAGGAACCGGACTCTTCAAAAGCCGAATGCTATTTGTGGAACGTCCTGGCTCTTTCGCAAACCGGAAACGCCCAACTGTTCAAGACCGCTGGCAAGCGACTGGACAGTCTAATTCAGACTACCAATCCGCAGAAGGCTATTTATGCAGACCTCATGATGACCAGCGCACAGTTCAAACTGTACTTGGGCAAGAATGAAAAGGCTGCAGAAGATTTGATTCAGGCTATCGAAACTTCGCACCCCCACCAGGCCGTCGTTCTCCAGAAGGTATGCCAGGCAGTCAAGGCAAAGGTCAAGTCCGAAGACCTTAACGATCGCTGCAATCTGTTGAGCAAGCCCGATTCCCTGAAGGCCATTCAGGCCGCAAAGGTCGCTCCTGCCACCGAACCGGCACCTGCAGTCGAACAACCTAGGGAACAGCCCAAGGCCGTTCCTGCCCCTGCACCCGCTCCGGCCGCAACAGCGACAGCTGCAGTTGCTCCGGCAACAGCCGCCCCTGCAGCAGCCCCGACCGCAGAATATTGGACCCTGCAGCTGGGTGCCTTCGGGACCAAAACCAACGCCGACTTGCTGGTCACCAACCTAAAAAAGCAAAAAATCACCTGTACCGTCATTGAACAGCCCAGGGGCGAAAGAACCCTTTACCTTGTTCAAACTGGACGATTTGAAACAAAGGATCAGGCGGTCGATTTCGCGGCAAACAAGCTTGCCCCCCTAAAAATCGAATTTCAGCCCCTTTTGAAAAGGTAA
- the panD gene encoding aspartate 1-decarboxylase, which yields MQLELLKSKIHRATVTDANLNYEGSITIARDLMDAANILPFEKVGVLDVNNGNRLDTYVIEGPAGSGVICLNGAAARLVQPGDLVIIVAYATMSEDEAKTWKPTVIHVNAKNEIV from the coding sequence ATGCAGCTGGAATTACTCAAAAGCAAAATTCATCGCGCAACTGTAACCGACGCAAACCTCAATTACGAGGGTTCGATTACTATTGCCCGCGACCTGATGGATGCAGCAAACATCCTCCCCTTCGAAAAGGTGGGCGTTCTTGACGTGAACAACGGCAACCGCCTGGACACCTATGTCATCGAAGGTCCTGCCGGTTCTGGCGTTATTTGCCTGAATGGTGCCGCCGCCCGCCTGGTTCAACCTGGCGACCTGGTGATTATCGTCGCCTACGCTACCATGAGCGAAGACGAAGCCAAAACGTGGAAACCCACCGTGATCCACGTGAACGCTAAAAACGAAATCGTATAG
- a CDS encoding LytR C-terminal domain-containing protein has product MALLLTSCEEEQKKAPVVKVKRTYKGDVEVLNSCGMQGAAAKMRSYLRENGFDIVSSRNDRLQNYDETVLVLRNPEWEGAKALAKALKTDNVLVVHSSRAVVDAAVYIGKDFEQIIEPEQGETDDNE; this is encoded by the coding sequence ATGGCGTTGCTTTTAACGAGCTGCGAAGAGGAACAGAAAAAGGCCCCCGTCGTAAAGGTCAAGCGCACCTACAAGGGCGACGTGGAAGTGCTGAACAGCTGCGGGATGCAGGGTGCAGCCGCCAAGATGCGCTCTTACCTGCGCGAAAACGGCTTTGACATTGTCAGTTCTAGAAACGATAGATTACAGAACTACGACGAAACGGTGCTGGTGCTTAGAAACCCCGAATGGGAAGGAGCCAAGGCGCTCGCCAAAGCACTTAAGACCGACAACGTGCTGGTGGTCCACAGCAGCCGTGCCGTCGTAGATGCAGCCGTTTACATCGGCAAAGACTTTGAACAAATAATAGAACCCGAACAGGGAGAAACAGATGACAACGAATAA
- the rsfS gene encoding ribosome silencing factor, giving the protein MTTNNQELPQSVQIGASILFELRAQNVQLIDLRGIKDVTDYFLVATCESEAQMQAILNELRKEFKANKLPSVGVEYKEGVRWAVFDAGLDLMVHLFEEEKRNEISLDRLYADGKIVELDENDFVKTTDKKADDNELV; this is encoded by the coding sequence ATGACAACGAATAATCAAGAACTTCCCCAGTCCGTCCAAATCGGCGCAAGCATTTTGTTTGAGCTTCGCGCCCAGAACGTGCAGCTCATCGATCTGCGCGGCATCAAGGATGTCACGGATTATTTCCTCGTGGCAACCTGCGAAAGCGAAGCCCAGATGCAGGCCATTCTGAACGAACTCCGCAAGGAATTCAAGGCGAACAAGCTCCCCTCCGTGGGCGTGGAATACAAGGAAGGCGTGCGTTGGGCTGTGTTCGACGCGGGCCTCGACCTGATGGTTCACCTGTTCGAAGAAGAAAAGCGTAACGAGATTTCGCTCGACCGTCTGTACGCCGACGGCAAGATCGTGGAACTCGACGAAAATGACTTTGTAAAGACCACCGACAAGAAGGCCGACGACAATGAACTCGTTTGA
- the argS gene encoding arginine--tRNA ligase — protein sequence MNSFEQEIAEALAATGSFEKEAALKLISVPPDTTHGNFTIPCFSLAKVMRKAPKMIAEDLAAQVKLPAGLSKVEAVNGYLNFFIDRSFLAKSTLEEIAAKGLEYGHAASNGKVVCIDFSSPNIGKELAFHHLRSTMIGNSLSRIYKAAGYKVERINHLGDWGTAFGKLIVMYLREKRPTDDATLDSLTVKELNILYAAFSKASKEEPGLEDEARAAFTKLEQGDEFYRKLWTAFRAATLKELMRIYDMMGVGFDHYTGESFFEDKIPAILDELREKNLMVKSQDLDVVMLDEFDLNPCLIRKSDGSTLYATRDLAAACYRKKEYNFDKCLYVVDLGQALHFKQVFHVLKKMGREWYKDMYHIPFGVILQLVDGKWEKGKTRTGTASLLRDVIEAAQKKILEFIDAKNPELENKELIARQIGISALTFNDLKNSRLKDVRFDWDAVMSFEGDTGPYVQNAHVRLCSIMRKAGYTVNIADVDMAQLSDDAAYSLINILSKKGKKILDAVAGDEPSVLAQYALEIAEAAHKFIHEDRVLGSAEEKSRLFLVQATQIVLENVLDLLGLFPIRQM from the coding sequence ATGAACTCGTTTGAGCAAGAAATCGCAGAAGCGCTCGCCGCTACCGGTTCCTTCGAAAAGGAAGCCGCCCTCAAGCTTATCTCCGTGCCGCCTGATACCACGCACGGCAACTTCACCATTCCGTGCTTCTCGCTCGCCAAGGTGATGCGCAAGGCCCCGAAGATGATTGCCGAAGACTTGGCCGCACAGGTGAAGCTTCCGGCAGGTCTTTCGAAGGTCGAAGCCGTGAACGGTTACCTAAACTTCTTTATCGACCGTAGTTTCCTCGCAAAGTCTACGCTCGAAGAAATCGCCGCGAAGGGCCTCGAATACGGCCACGCCGCATCGAACGGCAAGGTGGTCTGCATAGACTTCAGTTCCCCGAACATCGGCAAGGAACTCGCCTTCCACCACCTGCGTTCAACGATGATCGGAAACTCGCTTTCCCGCATCTACAAGGCCGCGGGCTACAAGGTGGAACGCATTAACCACCTCGGCGACTGGGGTACCGCATTCGGCAAGCTCATCGTGATGTACCTCCGCGAAAAGCGCCCCACCGACGATGCTACGCTCGACAGCCTGACCGTGAAGGAACTCAACATCCTTTACGCCGCCTTCTCCAAAGCCAGCAAAGAAGAACCCGGCCTCGAAGATGAAGCACGCGCCGCATTCACCAAGCTCGAACAGGGCGACGAGTTCTACCGCAAGCTTTGGACCGCCTTCCGTGCGGCTACACTCAAGGAACTCATGCGCATCTATGACATGATGGGCGTTGGCTTTGACCACTACACCGGCGAATCCTTCTTTGAAGACAAGATTCCCGCGATTCTCGACGAACTCCGCGAAAAGAATTTGATGGTGAAGAGCCAGGATCTGGACGTGGTGATGCTCGATGAATTTGACTTGAACCCCTGCCTGATTCGCAAGAGTGACGGTTCTACGTTGTACGCAACCCGCGACCTCGCCGCTGCCTGCTACCGCAAGAAGGAATACAACTTTGACAAGTGCCTTTATGTGGTGGACCTCGGACAGGCGCTCCACTTCAAGCAGGTTTTCCACGTGCTCAAGAAGATGGGCCGCGAATGGTACAAGGACATGTACCACATTCCGTTCGGCGTGATCCTGCAGCTGGTCGACGGCAAATGGGAAAAGGGTAAGACACGTACGGGTACCGCAAGCCTGCTCCGCGACGTGATTGAAGCTGCCCAGAAGAAGATTCTCGAATTCATCGATGCAAAGAATCCGGAACTTGAAAACAAGGAGCTTATTGCTCGCCAGATCGGTATTTCCGCGCTCACCTTCAACGACCTCAAGAACAGCCGTCTGAAGGACGTGCGTTTCGATTGGGATGCCGTCATGAGCTTCGAAGGTGATACCGGTCCGTATGTGCAGAATGCCCACGTGCGTCTTTGCAGCATTATGCGCAAGGCCGGCTACACGGTGAATATTGCCGATGTGGATATGGCCCAGCTCAGCGACGATGCCGCCTACAGCCTCATCAACATTTTGTCGAAGAAGGGCAAGAAGATTCTGGACGCTGTCGCCGGTGACGAACCGAGCGTTCTCGCCCAGTACGCCTTGGAAATCGCAGAAGCCGCACACAAGTTCATCCACGAAGACCGCGTGCTCGGTTCTGCCGAAGAAAAGTCCCGTCTGTTCCTGGTTCAGGCCACACAGATCGTGCTCGAGAACGTGCTCGATTTGCTCGGCCTCTTCCCGATCAGGCAGATGTAG
- a CDS encoding fibrobacter succinogenes major paralogous domain-containing protein: MSRKFSFKSMMAVVFGMAVVQAVAVPQKSWDAIYNAEGEGDYSAAKIEGKLRFGKYTHYKEVQPVSFKVADSLFAFSVAGNMTVPADKIEKEHFYEKCNETMEAWISYFNKPRDFGGEQLVINIAGVDLACGDELFAVGDLRIKFTNPKAQEAWATNLEGREKYKREKVVEYRRAEQEHRASLRDVSGMVKDPRDGQVYRTIKVEGREWFAQNVNYNVEGHSWCYEDKENYCARGGRLYDLEGARKACPEGWHLPRDREWMDLLVGLTHCYDGVDKCEKFANKMKATTGWQGGGGTDEYGFSVFSSGYRKMVGKSIVRYEDMGEYAGFWSAQNGRNETIWIWAMGRMSDQMVRQLVPSKTNAYSVRCINGN, encoded by the coding sequence ATGAGTCGTAAATTCTCTTTCAAGTCTATGATGGCCGTCGTATTCGGTATGGCTGTTGTTCAGGCGGTTGCTGTTCCGCAGAAGTCGTGGGACGCAATCTATAATGCCGAAGGTGAAGGTGATTATTCCGCAGCTAAGATCGAAGGAAAGCTCCGCTTTGGTAAGTACACTCACTACAAGGAAGTGCAGCCGGTATCTTTCAAGGTTGCCGATAGCCTGTTCGCATTCTCTGTGGCTGGTAACATGACCGTTCCTGCCGACAAGATCGAAAAGGAACATTTCTACGAAAAGTGCAACGAAACCATGGAAGCATGGATTTCGTACTTCAACAAGCCTCGCGATTTCGGTGGCGAACAGCTTGTCATCAACATCGCTGGCGTTGACCTGGCTTGTGGCGACGAACTCTTTGCTGTGGGCGATTTGAGAATCAAGTTCACGAACCCCAAGGCTCAAGAAGCTTGGGCAACCAACTTGGAAGGTCGTGAAAAGTACAAGCGCGAAAAGGTGGTGGAGTACCGCCGTGCCGAACAGGAACACCGCGCTTCTTTGCGTGATGTCTCTGGCATGGTCAAGGACCCGCGCGATGGTCAAGTGTACCGCACCATCAAGGTGGAAGGCCGCGAATGGTTTGCTCAGAACGTGAACTACAATGTGGAAGGTCACTCCTGGTGCTACGAAGACAAGGAAAACTACTGCGCCCGCGGTGGTCGTCTGTATGACTTGGAAGGTGCCCGTAAGGCTTGCCCCGAAGGCTGGCACCTGCCGCGTGACCGCGAATGGATGGACTTGCTCGTTGGCCTGACTCACTGCTACGATGGCGTGGACAAGTGCGAAAAGTTTGCTAACAAGATGAAGGCTACCACCGGTTGGCAGGGCGGTGGTGGTACCGACGAATACGGCTTCTCCGTTTTCTCTTCGGGCTACCGCAAGATGGTGGGCAAGTCCATTGTCCGCTACGAAGACATGGGGGAATACGCCGGTTTCTGGTCTGCACAGAACGGCCGTAACGAAACGATTTGGATTTGGGCAATGGGCCGCATGAGTGATCAGATGGTCCGCCAGCTCGTGCCGAGCAAGACCAACGCCTACTCCGTCCGCTGCATCAACGGTAACTAG